The proteins below come from a single Acidobacteriota bacterium genomic window:
- a CDS encoding insulinase family protein — MKNKKLFQKVVFVALIVLILFSLVAPAIFSQDLPAPRQEKLLNGLKVLMWPDAKSDKVAIKIRIHSGAAFDPQGKEGVMQILADNVFPNEATKDFFREDLEGSLEITSNYDYIEISATGKADSFLSMLETLATAVANPTIDKEQTAKLRTALLAKVTAWEADPTYIADQAAAKRLFGTFPYGRPEDGSSGSLPKIDFADLIDAKQRFLTADNSTIAISGKFERDLGFRAVRRYFGSWLKSDRKTPSTFRQPDEPPTAMLNVVSPKPDVAAIRMAMRGTAKADKDFAASMVFTNILESRLKARVPEIYSDQLFVRNEAHTLPGMITIGFAATKNDVGNANGKIEANELVGKALADPITDAEFQAAKAAFQAKWTKRDVSSFWLDADTYKFTDAQGYARAADLVTIADVNAFAEKTRKQPIVTVLLNKPPAK; from the coding sequence ATGAAAAATAAGAAATTATTCCAGAAAGTTGTCTTCGTTGCTTTGATCGTCCTTATTCTGTTCTCGCTGGTCGCTCCGGCGATATTTTCGCAGGATCTTCCCGCTCCGCGGCAGGAAAAACTGCTCAATGGTCTCAAGGTGTTGATGTGGCCTGACGCCAAGTCGGACAAGGTCGCGATAAAGATCCGCATACATTCCGGCGCGGCGTTTGACCCCCAAGGCAAGGAAGGCGTGATGCAGATCCTGGCGGACAACGTTTTTCCGAACGAAGCGACTAAGGATTTTTTCAGGGAAGACCTTGAAGGCTCGCTAGAGATCACGTCGAACTACGATTACATCGAGATCAGCGCGACCGGAAAAGCAGACAGCTTTTTGTCGATGCTCGAAACGCTCGCGACCGCGGTTGCAAACCCGACGATCGATAAAGAGCAGACCGCGAAACTTCGAACTGCCCTCCTGGCCAAAGTTACGGCATGGGAAGCAGACCCGACATATATTGCAGATCAGGCGGCGGCGAAGCGCCTGTTTGGAACGTTTCCATACGGCCGCCCGGAGGATGGAAGCTCTGGCTCGCTGCCGAAGATAGATTTTGCCGATCTGATCGACGCGAAACAGCGATTCCTGACCGCGGACAATTCCACGATCGCGATATCGGGAAAGTTTGAACGTGACCTCGGTTTTCGTGCTGTCAGGCGATATTTCGGAAGCTGGCTAAAGTCAGATCGAAAAACGCCATCGACGTTTCGCCAGCCTGACGAACCCCCGACGGCAATGCTGAACGTCGTATCGCCAAAACCTGATGTCGCAGCTATCCGTATGGCAATGCGGGGCACGGCGAAAGCGGATAAGGATTTCGCCGCCTCGATGGTGTTTACCAACATTCTCGAGTCGCGGCTCAAAGCTCGCGTGCCGGAAATATATTCCGATCAGCTCTTCGTTCGCAACGAGGCTCACACGCTGCCGGGCATGATTACTATCGGATTCGCTGCCACTAAGAACGACGTTGGCAACGCGAATGGAAAGATCGAGGCAAATGAACTGGTCGGAAAAGCTCTTGCGGATCCGATCACCGATGCTGAATTCCAGGCGGCGAAGGCAGCCTTTCAGGCAAAGTGGACGAAGCGTGATGTTTCGTCATTCTGGCTGGACGCCGACACCTATAAGTTTACCGATGCTCAGGGCTACGCTCGAGCCGCTGACCTTGTAACGATCGCCGATGTTAACGCTTTCGCTGAAAAAACGCGAAAACAGCCGATCGTGACGGTCCTGCTCAACAAGCCGCCCGCAAAATAA
- the ubiE gene encoding bifunctional demethylmenaquinone methyltransferase/2-methoxy-6-polyprenyl-1,4-benzoquinol methylase UbiE, producing the protein MFAGIAGRYDLLNHVLSLNIDKRWRRIVSAELREILDNPDARVLDVACGTGDLSLELNKNSKAKIIGTDFCRPMLAFAKTKSENEVHAIPYIEGDAMGLPFADGEFDAVTIAFGLRNLANVSEGLKELRRILKPGGRLAVLEFSAPIVPGFGQLFNFYFSHVLPRIGGAVSGSRGAYEYLPDSVSKFPNQKKLAALMESTGFDTVKYKNLTGGIAALHTGTKI; encoded by the coding sequence ATGTTCGCGGGCATCGCCGGGCGCTACGATCTGCTCAACCACGTCCTCTCGCTAAACATAGACAAACGCTGGCGGCGGATCGTTTCTGCCGAACTTCGCGAAATTCTTGATAACCCTGATGCTCGTGTTCTGGATGTCGCCTGCGGCACCGGCGACCTTTCTCTGGAGCTAAACAAGAACTCAAAAGCTAAGATCATCGGCACCGACTTTTGCCGCCCGATGCTTGCATTTGCCAAAACAAAATCCGAGAACGAGGTCCACGCGATACCCTACATCGAGGGCGACGCGATGGGTCTTCCATTTGCAGATGGTGAATTTGACGCGGTGACCATCGCTTTTGGGCTTAGGAATCTTGCAAACGTAAGTGAAGGCCTAAAAGAACTGAGGCGAATTCTCAAACCCGGCGGACGGCTCGCGGTGCTCGAATTTTCGGCACCGATAGTTCCTGGATTCGGGCAGTTGTTCAATTTCTATTTTTCACACGTTCTTCCCCGCATCGGCGGAGCGGTCAGCGGTTCGCGCGGTGCTTATGAGTATCTTCCCGATTCGGTATCGAAATTCCCAAATCAGAAAAAGCTCGCGGCATTGATGGAATCGACTGGATTCGACACTGTAAAATACAAAAACCTGACCGGCGGCATAGCGGCTCTCCATACCGGAACAAAGATCTAA
- a CDS encoding ABC transporter permease, which yields MKYKLLNFARQFALTLLVIWTVVSLVTLLIEAVPGDPATVILGETATQEQIENFRLKHGLDKPAFFFSYGSEKGVVWNGMENRYAEYWTGLLHGDLGRSFQTDRPVADMIFERYPSTIKLAIAAMLVAIGIALPLGVLAGSRKNSLIDNAASFFALMGISLPTFVIGPFLVYIFAVKLGWVSATGSFYPEDIILPAVTLGAALSAILTRMVRSSVIEELGEDYVRTARAKGVSERKVLYKHVLKNGLIPVVTILGLQLGVLLAGAIITEKIFNWQGLGLLLLEDGIGKRDYRLVQGCVLVISITFILANSLTDFVYRKLDPRIRLS from the coding sequence ATGAAATATAAACTGCTGAATTTTGCCCGCCAGTTCGCCTTGACGCTGCTGGTTATCTGGACGGTCGTATCCTTGGTGACGCTTCTGATCGAAGCGGTTCCGGGCGATCCCGCGACGGTTATTCTGGGCGAAACTGCAACTCAGGAGCAGATCGAGAATTTTCGACTGAAGCACGGATTAGATAAGCCGGCATTCTTTTTTTCGTACGGCTCCGAAAAGGGCGTCGTTTGGAACGGAATGGAAAATCGCTACGCTGAGTATTGGACCGGCCTGCTGCACGGCGATCTCGGCCGCTCGTTCCAAACCGATCGTCCGGTCGCGGACATGATATTTGAGCGCTATCCATCGACGATCAAGCTGGCCATAGCCGCGATGCTCGTTGCGATCGGGATCGCGTTGCCGCTCGGTGTTCTTGCCGGTTCGCGAAAGAATTCGCTGATCGATAACGCCGCGTCATTCTTTGCATTGATGGGAATTTCGCTTCCGACCTTTGTTATCGGCCCGTTCCTGGTTTACATTTTCGCCGTCAAACTCGGCTGGGTCTCAGCAACCGGCAGCTTTTATCCTGAAGACATCATTCTGCCCGCCGTCACGCTCGGAGCCGCTCTTTCAGCGATCCTGACACGAATGGTCCGTTCCAGCGTGATCGAAGAACTGGGCGAAGACTACGTGCGAACCGCCCGTGCAAAAGGCGTCAGCGAACGAAAAGTTCTCTACAAACACGTCTTAAAAAACGGACTGATCCCCGTCGTCACGATCCTCGGTCTGCAGTTAGGCGTCTTGCTCGCGGGTGCGATCATTACCGAGAAGATATTCAATTGGCAGGGCTTAGGGCTTTTATTGTTGGAAGACGGAATTGGGAAACGCGATTACCGGCTCGTTCAAGGCTGCGTGCTCGTAATCAGCATCACTTTTATTTTAGCTAACTCGTTAACGGATTTTGTCTACAGAAAACTTGATCCGCGCATTCGCTTGTCTTAA
- a CDS encoding ABC transporter permease, with protein sequence MSRLAYIGFIIAGLFILAAIFAPFIATHDVTAQDLAMRYIPPSAEHWFGTDGLGRDVFSRVVFGARISLEVGITVVVVSSLFGTIIGAIAGFYGGFIDKFLSGYVFNVFLAFPGLLLAIAFVAFLGAGQGKLIAALCVIGWVGYARVMRGQVLKVREYDYVLAARALGASNMRILFTHILPNAVQPLIVQASLGMAGAVLSEATLSFLGLGIPPPAPSWGTMIEEARQFFSSSPHVLFFPGIAIALTVLAFNFIGDGLREYLDPKQRTR encoded by the coding sequence ATGTCTCGTCTCGCTTACATCGGATTCATCATCGCCGGCTTGTTTATCCTCGCCGCGATATTTGCGCCGTTTATTGCGACGCACGATGTGACGGCGCAGGATCTGGCGATGCGGTACATTCCGCCGTCGGCTGAGCATTGGTTCGGGACGGACGGGCTTGGGCGTGATGTATTTTCGCGGGTTGTTTTCGGCGCTCGGATCTCGCTTGAGGTTGGGATCACGGTGGTAGTCGTTTCGTCGCTGTTTGGGACCATCATCGGTGCGATCGCCGGATTCTATGGCGGTTTCATCGATAAGTTCCTGTCCGGCTACGTCTTCAACGTATTTCTCGCATTTCCGGGCTTACTGCTGGCTATCGCCTTTGTCGCTTTTCTCGGTGCTGGGCAGGGCAAGCTGATCGCGGCTCTTTGTGTGATAGGTTGGGTCGGCTATGCACGCGTGATGCGAGGACAGGTTTTGAAGGTTCGCGAATACGACTACGTACTCGCTGCTCGAGCGTTGGGAGCGAGCAATATGCGGATCTTGTTCACGCATATTCTCCCAAATGCCGTCCAGCCGCTGATCGTTCAGGCGTCGCTCGGAATGGCAGGAGCGGTCTTATCAGAAGCAACGCTGTCGTTTCTCGGCCTCGGGATACCGCCTCCCGCACCGAGTTGGGGAACGATGATCGAAGAGGCACGGCAATTTTTCAGCAGTTCGCCGCACGTGTTGTTTTTCCCCGGCATCGCGATCGCACTGACCGTGCTCGCGTTCAATTTCATCGGCGACGGCCTCCGCGAATACCTCGACCCAAAACAACGCACCCGATAA
- the pxpB gene encoding 5-oxoprolinase subunit PxpB produces MRIFPLGDSALTVEFGNAISPELNRKAIALADHIEKNPFPGLVESVPAYASTTIFFDLLKVRRSFAEYPTAFEAVKKCVRDLIADLAVSPNIDPRLVEIPVAFDRKSDFDLGYIAEEHGLTIDEVIEIFKSKTYRVYMLGFLPGFSYMGEVDERIATPRKQTPRTLVPKGSIGIAGRQTGIYSLASPGGWQIIGRTEVEMFTPDAARPTYLQAGDEVRFVSV; encoded by the coding sequence ATCCGCATCTTTCCCCTCGGCGACTCGGCATTGACCGTTGAATTTGGGAATGCGATCTCGCCGGAGTTGAATCGCAAAGCGATCGCCCTCGCTGACCACATAGAAAAAAACCCTTTTCCCGGCCTCGTCGAATCTGTTCCCGCGTATGCCTCGACCACTATTTTTTTTGACCTGCTAAAGGTACGTCGATCGTTCGCAGAATACCCGACTGCCTTCGAAGCGGTAAAGAAATGCGTTCGGGATCTGATCGCAGATCTAGCCGTATCGCCTAATATCGATCCGCGGCTTGTCGAGATACCGGTCGCCTTTGATCGCAAGTCCGATTTCGACCTCGGCTACATTGCCGAGGAGCATGGCCTCACGATCGACGAGGTCATCGAGATCTTCAAGTCAAAAACCTATCGCGTCTATATGCTCGGTTTCCTGCCGGGCTTTAGTTATATGGGCGAGGTCGATGAACGGATCGCGACGCCGCGAAAGCAAACGCCGCGAACTCTGGTTCCGAAAGGCAGCATTGGCATCGCCGGGCGTCAAACCGGTATATACTCGCTCGCGTCACCAGGCGGATGGCAGATAATCGGGCGAACGGAGGTCGAGATGTTCACGCCTGATGCCGCCCGTCCAACATACCTGCAGGCGGGCGACGAGGTGCGATTTGTGAGTGTCTGA